One genomic window of Centroberyx gerrardi isolate f3 chromosome 15, fCenGer3.hap1.cur.20231027, whole genome shotgun sequence includes the following:
- the mxtx1 gene encoding mix-type homeobox gene 1 — MWKDSSIDDARPVASGGASSRSASRRKRTSFSKEHVELLRATFETDPYPGISLRESLSQTTGLPESRIQVWFQNRRARTLKCKGAKKALWQGDSPSRDALSPPHTRGPQPCSVPLPPQGPPPAYPTQVKEEMEDRFYGRCPPAYSAYAEHGHYGSVYGLRPLGSSSSPPSQSAWPQPGPQSPPIPSLWCPSTLEVRNYGLGSSFLYPGPAEQQQLYMSCRASTSQTSTPDTPDSGYWEGGMENSPPLDAQYSEMEESWSGVTLEGCKESGHPGMVQHSQHAPLPELSLHELLGELDEDWWGGEGLDGHPAEDKTAYC, encoded by the exons ATGTGGAAGGACTCCAGCATTG ACGATGCCAGGCCGGTGGCCTCCGGCGGGGCTTCCTCCCGCAGCGCCAGCCGCAGGAAGAGGACCAGCTTCTCCAAGGAGCACGTGGAGCTGCTGCGCGCCACCTTCGAGACCGACCCCTACCCCGGCATCAGCCTGAGAGAGAGCCTGTCCCAGACCACGGGCCTGCCGGAGTCACGCATCCAG GTGTGGTTTCAGAACAGAAGAGCTCGGACCCTGAAGTGTAAAGGAGCCAAGAAAGCGCTGTGGCAGGGCGACAGCCCCTCCCGGGATGCCCTCTCTCCGCCCCACACCAGGGGGCCCCAGCCCTGCTCGGTCCCTCTGCCACCTCAGGGCCCCCCGCCGGCCTACCCCACccaggtgaaggaggagatggaggaccGCTTCTACGGACGATGCCCCCCGGCCTACTCCGCCTACGCAGAGCACGGACACTACGGCTCCGTGTACGGGCTCCGACCGCTGGGCAGCAGCTCCAGCCCGCCCTCGCAGAGCGCCTGGCCCCAGCCGGGCCCTCAGTCGCCCCCCATCCCATCGCTGTGGTGCCCCTCTACCCTGGAGGTGAGAAACTACGGCTTGGGCTCCAGCTTCCTGTACCCGGGACCAGCAGAACAGCAGCAACTCTATATGTCCTGCAGAGCCTCCACGTCCCAGACCTCAACCCCGGACACCCCCGATTCCGGATACTGGGAGGGCGGCATGGAGAACAGTCCGCCGCTGGATGCTCAATACTCGGAGATGGAGGAATCCTGGAGCGGGGTTACTCTGGAGGGCTGCAAGGAGTCGGGACATCCAGGGATGGTCCAGCACTCCCAGCATGCCCCTCTGCCTGAGCTGTCCCTGCATGAGCTCCTGGGGGAGCTGGATGAGGActggtggggaggagagggactgGACGGCCATCCTGCTGAGGACAAAACGGCTTACTGCTGA
- the tmem254 gene encoding transmembrane protein 254, whose product MAKSDGCDYFRRTNLFWIITVTFSMGYFTCTVFVPEKIPFENLGPLGTLSRYLVDNHADLMYKGWWAMWAVHVLEAVVAMRVCSQKGIDNAATRCLWFVQTVLFGFASLGLLLKYDPERPKQH is encoded by the exons ATGGCCAAAAGTGATGGATGCGATTACTTCAGAAGAACTAACCTCTTCTGGATCATTACCGTGACATTTTCGATGGGGTATTTCACT TGCACTGTGTTTGTGCCAGAAAAAATCCCATTTGAAAACCTTGGTCCGCTCGGCACCTTGTCCAGATACCTTGTGGATAATCATGCCGACCTCATGTACAAAGG GTGGTGGGCAATGTGGGCCGTTCATGTCTTGGAGGCCGTTGTTGCAATGAGGGTGTGCAG CCAGAAAGGCATCGACAACGCGGCGACCCGCTGCCTGTGGTTCGTCCAGACCGTGCTGTTCGGCTTCGCCTCGCTCGGCCTGCTCCTCAAGTACGACCCCGAGCGCCCCAAGCAGCACTGA